A genomic window from Lycium barbarum isolate Lr01 chromosome 4, ASM1917538v2, whole genome shotgun sequence includes:
- the LOC132636813 gene encoding probable glycosyltransferase At3g07620, with translation MKYREELQYLRQIDKRKWILIVVLVAVTHLFCQTLMLPYGNALCSLLSESKILLPEKISLSVTESPVVEKSANVGDSLSNFDNAHVLIDRVKSTDKGDAGEDGEIDEVKLRSIHSVGKALDNDSDFVEDATIENDNLFDEVVDMDEETTMLKNDESKQDLSLEQVVKPNGELSADSELDANRNSVLNDTKAASLTNLSSVVASNHLDHLPLVTINERNFIYTDNNKSSTGDSTQLLQRSPVKKKMRCMLPPKTITLISQMERLLVRHRARSRAMRPRWSSECDREILAARLQIENAPLLRNDRELYVPAFRNASMFKRSYELMERILKVYVYKEGEKPIFHQPIMKGLYASEGWFMKLMEGNNKFVVKDPRKAHLFYMPFSSRMLEHSLYVRNSHNRTNLRQYLKEYSEKIAAKYRFWNRTGGADHFLVACHDWAPYETRHHMEHCIKALCNADVTLGFKIGRDVSLPETYVRSARNPLRDLGGKPPSRRKVLAFYAGNMHGYLRPILLEHWKDKDPSMEIFGPMPSGVASKMNYIQHMKSSKFCICPKGYEVNSPRVVEAIFYECVPVIISDNFVPPFFEVLNWDAFSLILAEKDIPNLRSILLSIPEKKYLDMQLAVRKVQRHFLWHAKPVKYDLFHMTLHSIWYNRVFQTKAR, from the exons ATGAAGTACCGCGAGGAGCTTCAGTATTTGCGTCAAATTGATAAAAGGAAATGGATTTTGATAGTGGTGTTGGTGGCTGTGACTCATTTATTTTGTCAGACGTTGATGCTTCCTTATGGAAATGCCCTCTGTTCTCTGTTATCGGAGAGCAAGATTCTTCTACCTGAGAAGATAAGTTTGTCGGTTACAGAATCTCCTGTCGTGGAAAAATCTGCAAATGTTGGTGACAGCCTTTCAAATTTCGATAATGCACATGTGTTGATTGATCGTGTGAAAAGTACAGATAAGGGTGATGCAGGTGAAGATGGCGAAATCGATGAG GTAAAACTGCGTAGCATTCATTCAGTTGGTAAAGCGCTGGATAATGACTCTGATTTTGTTGAAGATGCAACTATTGAGAACGATAATCTATTTGATGAAGTCGTGGACATGGATGAGGAAACTACAATGCTGAAGAACGACGAATCTAAACAGGACCTTTCTTTAGAGCAAGTTGTaaaaccaaatggtgaacttTCAGCAGACTCGGAGTTAGATGCAAATAGAAATAGCGTGCTTAATGATACTAAAGCTGCGAGTCTAACTAACTTATCGTCTGTGGTTGCTTCAAACCATCTAGATCACTTGCCATTGGTTACCATAAATGAAAGAAACTTCATTTATACTGATAATAACAAGTCTTCAACTGGAGATTCGACTCAACTTCTCCAAAGAAGTCCAGTAAAAAAGAAGATGAGATGCATGTTGCCACCGAAAACAATTACTTTAATTTCTCAGATGGAAAGGTTACTAGTTAGGCATCGTGCTCGTTCACGTGCTATG AGACCTAGGTGGTCCTCAGAATGTGACCGTGAAATTCTGGCTGCTAGATTGCAGATTGAAAATGCTCCACTTCTGAGGAATGATCGAGAACTTTATGTTCCCGCCTTTCGAAATGCGTCCATGTTCAAAAG GAGCTATGAACTCATGGAGCGGATTCTCAAAGTTTATGTCTACAAGGAAGGGGAGAAGCCCATTTTTCATCAACCAATAATGAAGGGATTGTATGCATCCGAAGGATGGTTCATGAAACTAATGGAGGGAAACAATAAGTTTGTTGTGAAGGATCCCCGAAAAGCTCACTTGTTCTACATGCCCTTTAGTTCAAGAATGCTGGAGCATTCTCTTTATGTGCGTAATTCTCATAATCGAACAAACCTACGCCAGTATTTGAAAGAATACTCAGAGAAGATTGCAGCAAAATATCGTTTCTGGAACAGAACTGGTGGGGCTGATCATTTTCTCGTTGCATGCCATGACTGG GCTCCTTATGAAACGAGGCACCACATGGAGCACTGTATCAAGGCCCTCTGCAACGCGGACGTAACATTAGGCTTCAAAATAGGAAGGGATGTGTCCCTTCCGGAAACATATGTTCGCTCTGCCAGAAATCCTCTTAGAGATCTTGGAGGAAAGCCACCATCTCGAAGAAAAGTTCTCGCATTCTATGCCGGGAATATGCACGGATACTTGCGTCCAATCTTGCTCGAGCATTGGAAGGACAAAGATCCTAGTATGGAAATCTTTGGTCCAATGCCAAGTGGTGTTGCTAGCAAAATGAATTATATCCAGCATATGAAGAGCAGCAAGTTCTGCATCTGCCCGAAGGGCTACGAAGTCAACAGTCCAAGAGTCGTAGAAGCCATATTTTACGAATGCGTGCCAGTCATTATATCGGATAATTTCGTGCCTCCCTTTTTCGAAGTCCTGAATTGGGATGCATTCTCGTTAATCCTAGCTGAGAAGGATATTCCGAACTTGAGAAGCATACTTCTTTCCATACCGGAAAAGAAGTATCTCGATATGCAACTAGCTGTCAGGAAGGTTCAGCGTCATTTCCTTTGGCATGCAAAGCCGGTAAAATACGACTTGTTTCACATGACACTTCATTCGATTTGGTATAATAGAGTTTTTCAAACGAAAGCGAGATGA